The following proteins are encoded in a genomic region of Gossypium hirsutum isolate 1008001.06 chromosome D05, Gossypium_hirsutum_v2.1, whole genome shotgun sequence:
- the LOC107907122 gene encoding uncharacterized protein isoform X2 produces MAMSSKFDLSSGSPDRPLYTSGQRGAYLAAQLDRSGSFRETMENQILPSLSGKSRSGSVVAQEDVSNFFQCLRFNPKVVASDHKSSRQGDFKRHINVALGISADESPTVLSKGKLLPSPIPEEIKRLKAGLRDSSVKARERMKTFNEALSVFNKFFPSIPSKKRSRSDSFSGDRCNALLSSGRSILGPAIGKMGMHNLSVAGDFEFEQQKSEERPKNVVPSKRTRTSLVDVRMDMRNNALVKQPGNADRERELLRVSNSGAVQGEDRTVSGGIDGWEKAKMKKKRSGIKIDVSPSMVSAKPVEGYRESKQGIQQRAISDARSRLNNESHGFRSGIANGSVGVGKSEGISPPTGLGPRSSNPRSDPDNSSPLSDRRDRPVASDKERVNIRAVNKMNVCDEFSSGSPTSSSKMNASVRGPRSGSGVGPKLSPIVHRVASNDWELSHCTNKPPTAGGANNRKRTTSARSSSLPVTHWASQRPLKSSRSARRTNIVPIVSSNDETLSLDAMSDMAATLSESEESGAAEIKSKEKVKFSDEIDEKAGRNVQKVSPLVLPSRKNKLMTGEDKGDAVRRQGRTGRGITSSRSLMPMTVEKFGNVGTAKQLRSARLGLDKAESKAGRPPTRKLTDRKAYARQRHVAISAAADFLVGLEDGHEELVAAVNNLINSAHAFPNSFWRQMEPFFGFISDADIAYLKQQGNFELAKLGSTPVPSITNGCHTISSGCGLLEQERDGRIAAVIPDGEVLSPQLVLDTGDKNVISLCQRFIAALIPEEVSDCGNEDLPCDSYGTGFEMDGELGSNGLSHIVNFQSTGHTSFNGYRITGKPEHDDSEIGMLRNAEIHSNFSPSLNGTFGNQSMPGSVCSEFQYESMNINEKLLLEAQSVGIFLEPLPDVAQMEDDEICADISKLEEKLNEQVSKKKGLLEKLLETATETRRTQEKGFEQLALDKLVMMAYGKYMSCWGRNAGGKSSSNKTIKLAALAFVKRTLDRYHKFEDTGKSCFDEPMLRDMFLSGFFLNDGQSGKPCSNSSIRSRSSGQNGDSYAVNSPDLLPPTNRLSGQTAVKDDSWSNRVKKRELLLEDVVGGTSLSSNAKGKRSERDREGKGHGREVLSRNGTNKIGRPVSNVKGGRKSKAKPKQKTTQLSVSVNGLLEKMPEQPKTSTSVSKLTEITANNNAGEKDEFSLDALDDLQLPGQDLGSWLNIDDDGLQDHDFMGLEIPMDDLSDLNMMV; encoded by the exons ATGGCAATGTCTAGCAAGTTTGATCTGTCTTCTGGTAGCCCGGATAGGCCACTGTACACCAGTGGGCAGCGTGGAGCCTACTTAGCTGCTCAGCTTGACAGATCAGGTAGCTTTCGCGAGACCATGGAGAACCAAATTCTACCTTCTCTTTCTGGTAAGTCAAGGAGCGGTTCTGTAGTAGCCCAAGAAGATGTATCCAACTTCTTCCAATGCCTGCGTTTCAATCCAAAGGTGGTTGCTTCTGATCATAAGTCTAGTCGTCAAGGTGACTTTAAACGGCACATTAATGTTGCTCTTGGCATTTCTGCTGATGAATCTCCTACTGTGTTGTCAAAAGGCAAGTTGCTGCCTTCTCCCATACCTGAGGAAATAAAACGGCTTAAGGCTGGTCTACGTGATTCTTCTGTCAAAGCAAG GGAGCGTATGAAAACTTTCAATGAAGCCTTATCAGTATTCAACAAGTTTTTTCCAAGCATACCATCTAAGAAGAGATCTCGATCAGATAGCTTTTCTGGTGACCGATGTAATGCCTTGTTATCTAGTGGTCGGTCCATCTTGGGGCCTGCCATTGGCAAGATGGGAATGCATAATCTTTCTGTTGCTGGAGATTTTGAATTTGAacagcagaagtcagaagaaaGGCCCAAAAATGTTGTTCCAAGTAAACGAACTCGAACTTCTCTGGTGGATGTCAGG ATGGATATGCGGAACAATGCTTTAGTTAAGCAGCCTGGTAATGCAGATAGGGAAAGGGAACTGCTCAGGGTGTCAAATAGCGGTGCAGTTCAGGGTGAGGATCGAACTGTATCAGGTGGCATTGATGGATGGGAAAAGGCAAAGATGAAGAAAAAGCGTTCTGGGATAAAAATTGATGTATCTCCTAGTATGGTATCAGCCAAACCTGTGGAAGGGTACCGGGAATCTAAACAGGGAATACAGCAAAGGGCTATTTCTGATGCTCGATCAAGGTTAAATAATGAATCCCATGGCTTCAG GTCAGGAATTGCTAATGGATCTGTTGGAGTAGGAAAATCGGAAGGTATCTCGCCGCCGACTGGCTTGGGTCCACGCTCGTCTAACCCTAGGTCTGATCCAGACAACAGCTCCCCTCTCAGTGATCGGAGAGATCGTCCTGTTGCTTCTGATAAAGAGAGAGTGAATATCAGAGCTGTTAACAA GATGAATGTCTGTGATGAATTTAGTTCAGGTAGTCCTACTtcaagctcaaaaatgaatgCATCTGTTCGTGGTCCTCGATCAGGGTCTGGGGTCGGTCCAAAGTTGTCGCCAATTGTTCACAGGGTGGCATCAAATGACTGGGAGCTTTCTCACTGTACAAATAAACCACCTACTGCTGGTGGAGCTAATAACCGAAAACGCACAACATCAGCTAGGTCTTCATCACTACCTGTCACCCACTGGGCCAGCCAGAGACCACTGAAGAGCTCTCGTAGTGCAAGACGAACAAATATTGTTCCTATTGTTTCAAGTAATGATGAAACACTGTCGCTGGATGCTATGTCTGATATGGCAG CTACTCTTTCTGAGAGTGAGGAGTCTGGGGCTGCTGAAATTAAATCTAAAGAAAAGGTGAAATTTTCGGATGAAATAGATGAGAAAGCTGGACGGAATGTTCAAAAGGTATCCCCTTTGGTCTTGCCATCAAGAAAGAATAAGCTGATGACTGGAGAAGATAAAGGAGATGCTGTGCGTCGACAAGGGAGGACTGGACGGGGTATTACTTCTTCAAGATCTCTTATGCCAATGACAGTTGAGAAGTTTGGCAATGTGGGGACGGCAAAACAGCTCAGAAGTGCCAGGCTTGGCTTGGATAAGGCTGAAAG CAAGGCTGGTCGTCCTCCAACTAGGAAGCTAACTGACCGCAAGGCCTATGCACGCCAGAGGCATGTAGCTATCAGTGCAGCTGCAGATTTCCTTG TTGGTTTGGAGGATGGGCATGAAGAGTTGGTAGCTGCTGTAAACAATCTTATTAATTCTG CCCATGCCTTTCCAAACTCCTTTTGGAGGCAGATGGAGCCTTTTTTTGGTTTCATATCTGATGCAGATATTGCCTATTTGAAGCAGCAG GGAAATTTCGAACTCGCCAAATTGGGATCAACACCAGTTCCTTCTATTACAAACGGTTGTCATACCATCTCCAGTGGATGTGGGTTGCTTGAACAGGAAAGAGATGGCAGAATTGCTGCTGTAATACCAGATGGTGAAGTCCTTTCACCACAATTGGTCCTGGATACTGGAGACAAAAATGTGATTTCTCTCTGTCAGAGATTTATAGCAGCTCTAATTCCAGAAGAAGTTAGTGACTGTGGAAATGAAGACCTTCCATGCGATTCGTATGGAACTGGATTTGAGATGGATGGAGAATTGGGATCCAATGGTTTGAGTCATATTGTTAACTTCCAGTCTACTGGGCATACTTCGTTCAATGGTTATAGGATAACTGGGAAGCCAGAACATGATGATTCTGAAATTGGTATGTTGAGAAATGCAGAAATTCACTCAAATTTTAGCCCATCCTTGAATGGCACTTTTGGAAACCAATCAATGCCTGGCTCGGTTTGTTCAGAATTCCAGTATGAGAGTATGAATATAAATGAGAAACTCCTTTTGGAGGCCCAAAGTGTTGGAATTTTCTTAGAACCACTG CCTGATGTAGCACAGATGGAGGATGATGAAATTTGTGCAGACATTAGTAAGCTAGAGGAGAAGCTCAATGAACAG GTTTCAAAGAAGAAAGGCCTGCTTGAAAAGCTGTTGGAAACTGCCACAGAAACAAGAAGAACTCAGGAGAA GGGATTCGAACAGCTTGCTCTTGACAAACTTGTCATGATGGCTTATGGGAAGTACATG AGTTGTTGGGGTCGGAATGCTGGTGGGAAGAGTTCCAGTAACAAAACGATCAAGCTAGCTGCCTTGGCATTTGTTAAACGGACATTAGATCGATATCATAAATTTGAAGATACAGGCAAGAGCTGCTTCGATGAGCCCATGCTTAGAGACATGTTTCTTTCTGGGTTTTTCCTAAACGATGGTCAATCTGGGAAGCCCTGTTCAAATAGCTCTATCCGTTCTAGAAGTTCAG GTCAAAATGGGGATAGCTATGCTGTTAATTCGCCTGATCTGCTTCCACCCACAAATCGGTTATCTGGTCAAACTGCTGTTAAAGATGACTCATGGTCTAACAGGGTGAAAAAGAGAGAGTTATTGTTGGAGGATGTAGTTGGTGGTACTTCTTTGTCAAGCAATGCAAAAGGTAAGAGGAGTGAGAGAGACAGAGAAGGAAAGGGACATGGTAGAGAGGTTTTATCTAGAAATGGGACTAATAAGATTGGGCGACCAGTGTCCAATGTTAAGGGGGGAAGGAAATCAAAAGCAAAGCCTAAGCAGAAAACTACTCAACTATCTGTTTCTGTAAATGGCCTTCTTGAGAAGATGCCTGAGCAACCCAAAACATCGACTTCTGTATCAAAGTTAACTGAGATAACTGCCAACAATAATGCTGGAGAAAAAGATGAGTTTAGCCTGGATGCATTGGATGACTTGCAGCTACCAGGACAAGATCTGGGTTCATGGTTGAACATTGATGATGACGGGTTACAGGATCATGACTTCATGGGCCTTGAAATTCCCATGGATGATCTTTCTGACTTGAATATGATGGTTTGA
- the LOC107907122 gene encoding uncharacterized protein isoform X3 produces MAMSSKFDLSSGSPDRPLYTSGQRGAYLAAQLDRSGSFRETMENQILPSLSGKSRSGSVVAQEDVSNFFQCLRFNPKVVASDHKSSRQGDFKRHINVALGISADESPTVLSKGKLLPSPIPEEIKRLKAGLRDSSVKARERMKTFNEALSVFNKFFPSIPSKKRSRSDSFSGDRCNALLSSGRSILGPAIGKMGMHNLSVAGDFEFEQQKSEERPKNVVPSKRTRTSLVDVRMDMRNNALVKQPGNADRERELLRVSNSGAVQGEDRTVSGGIDGWEKAKMKKKRSGIKIDVSPSMVSAKPVEGYRESKQGIQQRAISDARSRLNNESHGFRSGIANGSVGVGKSEGISPPTGLGPRSSNPRSDPDNSSPLSDRRDRPVASDKERVNIRAVNKMNVCDEFSSGSPTSSSKMNASVRGPRSGSGVGPKLSPIVHRVASNDWELSHCTNKPPTAGGANNRKRTTSARSSSLPVTHWASQRPLKSSRSARRTNIVPIVSSNDETLSLDAMSDMAGDETGSGFARCLSSNSPRQVKLKDEKAGRNVQKVSPLVLPSRKNKLMTGEDKGDAVRRQGRTGRGITSSRSLMPMTVEKFGNVGTAKQLRSARLGLDKAESKAGRPPTRKLTDRKAYARQRHVAISAAADFLVGLEDGHEELVAAVNNLINSAHAFPNSFWRQMEPFFGFISDADIAYLKQQGNFELAKLGSTPVPSITNGCHTISSGCGLLEQERDGRIAAVIPDGEVLSPQLVLDTGDKNVISLCQRFIAALIPEEVSDCGNEDLPCDSYGTGFEMDGELGSNGLSHIVNFQSTGHTSFNGYRITGKPEHDDSEIGMLRNAEIHSNFSPSLNGTFGNQSMPGSVCSEFQYESMNINEKLLLEAQSVGIFLEPLPDVAQMEDDEICADISKLEEKLNEQVSKKKGLLEKLLETATETRRTQEKGFEQLALDKLVMMAYGKYMSCWGRNAGGKSSSNKTIKLAALAFVKRTLDRYHKFEDTGKSCFDEPMLRDMFLSGFFLNDGQSGKPCSNSSIRSRSSGQNGDSYAVNSPDLLPPTNRLSGQTAVKDDSWSNRVKKRELLLEDVVGGTSLSSNAKGKRSERDREGKGHGREVLSRNGTNKIGRPVSNVKGGRKSKAKPKQKTTQLSVSVNGLLEKMPEQPKTSTSVSKLTEITANNNAGEKDEFSLDALDDLQLPGQDLGSWLNIDDDGLQDHDFMGLEIPMDDLSDLNMMV; encoded by the exons ATGGCAATGTCTAGCAAGTTTGATCTGTCTTCTGGTAGCCCGGATAGGCCACTGTACACCAGTGGGCAGCGTGGAGCCTACTTAGCTGCTCAGCTTGACAGATCAGGTAGCTTTCGCGAGACCATGGAGAACCAAATTCTACCTTCTCTTTCTGGTAAGTCAAGGAGCGGTTCTGTAGTAGCCCAAGAAGATGTATCCAACTTCTTCCAATGCCTGCGTTTCAATCCAAAGGTGGTTGCTTCTGATCATAAGTCTAGTCGTCAAGGTGACTTTAAACGGCACATTAATGTTGCTCTTGGCATTTCTGCTGATGAATCTCCTACTGTGTTGTCAAAAGGCAAGTTGCTGCCTTCTCCCATACCTGAGGAAATAAAACGGCTTAAGGCTGGTCTACGTGATTCTTCTGTCAAAGCAAG GGAGCGTATGAAAACTTTCAATGAAGCCTTATCAGTATTCAACAAGTTTTTTCCAAGCATACCATCTAAGAAGAGATCTCGATCAGATAGCTTTTCTGGTGACCGATGTAATGCCTTGTTATCTAGTGGTCGGTCCATCTTGGGGCCTGCCATTGGCAAGATGGGAATGCATAATCTTTCTGTTGCTGGAGATTTTGAATTTGAacagcagaagtcagaagaaaGGCCCAAAAATGTTGTTCCAAGTAAACGAACTCGAACTTCTCTGGTGGATGTCAGG ATGGATATGCGGAACAATGCTTTAGTTAAGCAGCCTGGTAATGCAGATAGGGAAAGGGAACTGCTCAGGGTGTCAAATAGCGGTGCAGTTCAGGGTGAGGATCGAACTGTATCAGGTGGCATTGATGGATGGGAAAAGGCAAAGATGAAGAAAAAGCGTTCTGGGATAAAAATTGATGTATCTCCTAGTATGGTATCAGCCAAACCTGTGGAAGGGTACCGGGAATCTAAACAGGGAATACAGCAAAGGGCTATTTCTGATGCTCGATCAAGGTTAAATAATGAATCCCATGGCTTCAG GTCAGGAATTGCTAATGGATCTGTTGGAGTAGGAAAATCGGAAGGTATCTCGCCGCCGACTGGCTTGGGTCCACGCTCGTCTAACCCTAGGTCTGATCCAGACAACAGCTCCCCTCTCAGTGATCGGAGAGATCGTCCTGTTGCTTCTGATAAAGAGAGAGTGAATATCAGAGCTGTTAACAA GATGAATGTCTGTGATGAATTTAGTTCAGGTAGTCCTACTtcaagctcaaaaatgaatgCATCTGTTCGTGGTCCTCGATCAGGGTCTGGGGTCGGTCCAAAGTTGTCGCCAATTGTTCACAGGGTGGCATCAAATGACTGGGAGCTTTCTCACTGTACAAATAAACCACCTACTGCTGGTGGAGCTAATAACCGAAAACGCACAACATCAGCTAGGTCTTCATCACTACCTGTCACCCACTGGGCCAGCCAGAGACCACTGAAGAGCTCTCGTAGTGCAAGACGAACAAATATTGTTCCTATTGTTTCAAGTAATGATGAAACACTGTCGCTGGATGCTATGTCTGATATGGCAGGTGATGAAACTGGGTCAGGATTTGCTAGATGCTTGTCAAGCAATTCTCCTCGACAAGTTAAACTAAAAG ATGAGAAAGCTGGACGGAATGTTCAAAAGGTATCCCCTTTGGTCTTGCCATCAAGAAAGAATAAGCTGATGACTGGAGAAGATAAAGGAGATGCTGTGCGTCGACAAGGGAGGACTGGACGGGGTATTACTTCTTCAAGATCTCTTATGCCAATGACAGTTGAGAAGTTTGGCAATGTGGGGACGGCAAAACAGCTCAGAAGTGCCAGGCTTGGCTTGGATAAGGCTGAAAG CAAGGCTGGTCGTCCTCCAACTAGGAAGCTAACTGACCGCAAGGCCTATGCACGCCAGAGGCATGTAGCTATCAGTGCAGCTGCAGATTTCCTTG TTGGTTTGGAGGATGGGCATGAAGAGTTGGTAGCTGCTGTAAACAATCTTATTAATTCTG CCCATGCCTTTCCAAACTCCTTTTGGAGGCAGATGGAGCCTTTTTTTGGTTTCATATCTGATGCAGATATTGCCTATTTGAAGCAGCAG GGAAATTTCGAACTCGCCAAATTGGGATCAACACCAGTTCCTTCTATTACAAACGGTTGTCATACCATCTCCAGTGGATGTGGGTTGCTTGAACAGGAAAGAGATGGCAGAATTGCTGCTGTAATACCAGATGGTGAAGTCCTTTCACCACAATTGGTCCTGGATACTGGAGACAAAAATGTGATTTCTCTCTGTCAGAGATTTATAGCAGCTCTAATTCCAGAAGAAGTTAGTGACTGTGGAAATGAAGACCTTCCATGCGATTCGTATGGAACTGGATTTGAGATGGATGGAGAATTGGGATCCAATGGTTTGAGTCATATTGTTAACTTCCAGTCTACTGGGCATACTTCGTTCAATGGTTATAGGATAACTGGGAAGCCAGAACATGATGATTCTGAAATTGGTATGTTGAGAAATGCAGAAATTCACTCAAATTTTAGCCCATCCTTGAATGGCACTTTTGGAAACCAATCAATGCCTGGCTCGGTTTGTTCAGAATTCCAGTATGAGAGTATGAATATAAATGAGAAACTCCTTTTGGAGGCCCAAAGTGTTGGAATTTTCTTAGAACCACTG CCTGATGTAGCACAGATGGAGGATGATGAAATTTGTGCAGACATTAGTAAGCTAGAGGAGAAGCTCAATGAACAG GTTTCAAAGAAGAAAGGCCTGCTTGAAAAGCTGTTGGAAACTGCCACAGAAACAAGAAGAACTCAGGAGAA GGGATTCGAACAGCTTGCTCTTGACAAACTTGTCATGATGGCTTATGGGAAGTACATG AGTTGTTGGGGTCGGAATGCTGGTGGGAAGAGTTCCAGTAACAAAACGATCAAGCTAGCTGCCTTGGCATTTGTTAAACGGACATTAGATCGATATCATAAATTTGAAGATACAGGCAAGAGCTGCTTCGATGAGCCCATGCTTAGAGACATGTTTCTTTCTGGGTTTTTCCTAAACGATGGTCAATCTGGGAAGCCCTGTTCAAATAGCTCTATCCGTTCTAGAAGTTCAG GTCAAAATGGGGATAGCTATGCTGTTAATTCGCCTGATCTGCTTCCACCCACAAATCGGTTATCTGGTCAAACTGCTGTTAAAGATGACTCATGGTCTAACAGGGTGAAAAAGAGAGAGTTATTGTTGGAGGATGTAGTTGGTGGTACTTCTTTGTCAAGCAATGCAAAAGGTAAGAGGAGTGAGAGAGACAGAGAAGGAAAGGGACATGGTAGAGAGGTTTTATCTAGAAATGGGACTAATAAGATTGGGCGACCAGTGTCCAATGTTAAGGGGGGAAGGAAATCAAAAGCAAAGCCTAAGCAGAAAACTACTCAACTATCTGTTTCTGTAAATGGCCTTCTTGAGAAGATGCCTGAGCAACCCAAAACATCGACTTCTGTATCAAAGTTAACTGAGATAACTGCCAACAATAATGCTGGAGAAAAAGATGAGTTTAGCCTGGATGCATTGGATGACTTGCAGCTACCAGGACAAGATCTGGGTTCATGGTTGAACATTGATGATGACGGGTTACAGGATCATGACTTCATGGGCCTTGAAATTCCCATGGATGATCTTTCTGACTTGAATATGATGGTTTGA
- the LOC107907122 gene encoding uncharacterized protein isoform X1 has product MAMSSKFDLSSGSPDRPLYTSGQRGAYLAAQLDRSGSFRETMENQILPSLSGKSRSGSVVAQEDVSNFFQCLRFNPKVVASDHKSSRQGDFKRHINVALGISADESPTVLSKGKLLPSPIPEEIKRLKAGLRDSSVKARERMKTFNEALSVFNKFFPSIPSKKRSRSDSFSGDRCNALLSSGRSILGPAIGKMGMHNLSVAGDFEFEQQKSEERPKNVVPSKRTRTSLVDVRMDMRNNALVKQPGNADRERELLRVSNSGAVQGEDRTVSGGIDGWEKAKMKKKRSGIKIDVSPSMVSAKPVEGYRESKQGIQQRAISDARSRLNNESHGFRSGIANGSVGVGKSEGISPPTGLGPRSSNPRSDPDNSSPLSDRRDRPVASDKERVNIRAVNKMNVCDEFSSGSPTSSSKMNASVRGPRSGSGVGPKLSPIVHRVASNDWELSHCTNKPPTAGGANNRKRTTSARSSSLPVTHWASQRPLKSSRSARRTNIVPIVSSNDETLSLDAMSDMAGDETGSGFARCLSSNSPRQVKLKGDALSSATLSESEESGAAEIKSKEKVKFSDEIDEKAGRNVQKVSPLVLPSRKNKLMTGEDKGDAVRRQGRTGRGITSSRSLMPMTVEKFGNVGTAKQLRSARLGLDKAESKAGRPPTRKLTDRKAYARQRHVAISAAADFLVGLEDGHEELVAAVNNLINSAHAFPNSFWRQMEPFFGFISDADIAYLKQQGNFELAKLGSTPVPSITNGCHTISSGCGLLEQERDGRIAAVIPDGEVLSPQLVLDTGDKNVISLCQRFIAALIPEEVSDCGNEDLPCDSYGTGFEMDGELGSNGLSHIVNFQSTGHTSFNGYRITGKPEHDDSEIGMLRNAEIHSNFSPSLNGTFGNQSMPGSVCSEFQYESMNINEKLLLEAQSVGIFLEPLPDVAQMEDDEICADISKLEEKLNEQVSKKKGLLEKLLETATETRRTQEKGFEQLALDKLVMMAYGKYMSCWGRNAGGKSSSNKTIKLAALAFVKRTLDRYHKFEDTGKSCFDEPMLRDMFLSGFFLNDGQSGKPCSNSSIRSRSSGQNGDSYAVNSPDLLPPTNRLSGQTAVKDDSWSNRVKKRELLLEDVVGGTSLSSNAKGKRSERDREGKGHGREVLSRNGTNKIGRPVSNVKGGRKSKAKPKQKTTQLSVSVNGLLEKMPEQPKTSTSVSKLTEITANNNAGEKDEFSLDALDDLQLPGQDLGSWLNIDDDGLQDHDFMGLEIPMDDLSDLNMMV; this is encoded by the exons ATGGCAATGTCTAGCAAGTTTGATCTGTCTTCTGGTAGCCCGGATAGGCCACTGTACACCAGTGGGCAGCGTGGAGCCTACTTAGCTGCTCAGCTTGACAGATCAGGTAGCTTTCGCGAGACCATGGAGAACCAAATTCTACCTTCTCTTTCTGGTAAGTCAAGGAGCGGTTCTGTAGTAGCCCAAGAAGATGTATCCAACTTCTTCCAATGCCTGCGTTTCAATCCAAAGGTGGTTGCTTCTGATCATAAGTCTAGTCGTCAAGGTGACTTTAAACGGCACATTAATGTTGCTCTTGGCATTTCTGCTGATGAATCTCCTACTGTGTTGTCAAAAGGCAAGTTGCTGCCTTCTCCCATACCTGAGGAAATAAAACGGCTTAAGGCTGGTCTACGTGATTCTTCTGTCAAAGCAAG GGAGCGTATGAAAACTTTCAATGAAGCCTTATCAGTATTCAACAAGTTTTTTCCAAGCATACCATCTAAGAAGAGATCTCGATCAGATAGCTTTTCTGGTGACCGATGTAATGCCTTGTTATCTAGTGGTCGGTCCATCTTGGGGCCTGCCATTGGCAAGATGGGAATGCATAATCTTTCTGTTGCTGGAGATTTTGAATTTGAacagcagaagtcagaagaaaGGCCCAAAAATGTTGTTCCAAGTAAACGAACTCGAACTTCTCTGGTGGATGTCAGG ATGGATATGCGGAACAATGCTTTAGTTAAGCAGCCTGGTAATGCAGATAGGGAAAGGGAACTGCTCAGGGTGTCAAATAGCGGTGCAGTTCAGGGTGAGGATCGAACTGTATCAGGTGGCATTGATGGATGGGAAAAGGCAAAGATGAAGAAAAAGCGTTCTGGGATAAAAATTGATGTATCTCCTAGTATGGTATCAGCCAAACCTGTGGAAGGGTACCGGGAATCTAAACAGGGAATACAGCAAAGGGCTATTTCTGATGCTCGATCAAGGTTAAATAATGAATCCCATGGCTTCAG GTCAGGAATTGCTAATGGATCTGTTGGAGTAGGAAAATCGGAAGGTATCTCGCCGCCGACTGGCTTGGGTCCACGCTCGTCTAACCCTAGGTCTGATCCAGACAACAGCTCCCCTCTCAGTGATCGGAGAGATCGTCCTGTTGCTTCTGATAAAGAGAGAGTGAATATCAGAGCTGTTAACAA GATGAATGTCTGTGATGAATTTAGTTCAGGTAGTCCTACTtcaagctcaaaaatgaatgCATCTGTTCGTGGTCCTCGATCAGGGTCTGGGGTCGGTCCAAAGTTGTCGCCAATTGTTCACAGGGTGGCATCAAATGACTGGGAGCTTTCTCACTGTACAAATAAACCACCTACTGCTGGTGGAGCTAATAACCGAAAACGCACAACATCAGCTAGGTCTTCATCACTACCTGTCACCCACTGGGCCAGCCAGAGACCACTGAAGAGCTCTCGTAGTGCAAGACGAACAAATATTGTTCCTATTGTTTCAAGTAATGATGAAACACTGTCGCTGGATGCTATGTCTGATATGGCAGGTGATGAAACTGGGTCAGGATTTGCTAGATGCTTGTCAAGCAATTCTCCTCGACAAGTTAAACTAAAAGGTGATGCCTTATCTTCAGCTACTCTTTCTGAGAGTGAGGAGTCTGGGGCTGCTGAAATTAAATCTAAAGAAAAGGTGAAATTTTCGGATGAAATAGATGAGAAAGCTGGACGGAATGTTCAAAAGGTATCCCCTTTGGTCTTGCCATCAAGAAAGAATAAGCTGATGACTGGAGAAGATAAAGGAGATGCTGTGCGTCGACAAGGGAGGACTGGACGGGGTATTACTTCTTCAAGATCTCTTATGCCAATGACAGTTGAGAAGTTTGGCAATGTGGGGACGGCAAAACAGCTCAGAAGTGCCAGGCTTGGCTTGGATAAGGCTGAAAG CAAGGCTGGTCGTCCTCCAACTAGGAAGCTAACTGACCGCAAGGCCTATGCACGCCAGAGGCATGTAGCTATCAGTGCAGCTGCAGATTTCCTTG TTGGTTTGGAGGATGGGCATGAAGAGTTGGTAGCTGCTGTAAACAATCTTATTAATTCTG CCCATGCCTTTCCAAACTCCTTTTGGAGGCAGATGGAGCCTTTTTTTGGTTTCATATCTGATGCAGATATTGCCTATTTGAAGCAGCAG GGAAATTTCGAACTCGCCAAATTGGGATCAACACCAGTTCCTTCTATTACAAACGGTTGTCATACCATCTCCAGTGGATGTGGGTTGCTTGAACAGGAAAGAGATGGCAGAATTGCTGCTGTAATACCAGATGGTGAAGTCCTTTCACCACAATTGGTCCTGGATACTGGAGACAAAAATGTGATTTCTCTCTGTCAGAGATTTATAGCAGCTCTAATTCCAGAAGAAGTTAGTGACTGTGGAAATGAAGACCTTCCATGCGATTCGTATGGAACTGGATTTGAGATGGATGGAGAATTGGGATCCAATGGTTTGAGTCATATTGTTAACTTCCAGTCTACTGGGCATACTTCGTTCAATGGTTATAGGATAACTGGGAAGCCAGAACATGATGATTCTGAAATTGGTATGTTGAGAAATGCAGAAATTCACTCAAATTTTAGCCCATCCTTGAATGGCACTTTTGGAAACCAATCAATGCCTGGCTCGGTTTGTTCAGAATTCCAGTATGAGAGTATGAATATAAATGAGAAACTCCTTTTGGAGGCCCAAAGTGTTGGAATTTTCTTAGAACCACTG CCTGATGTAGCACAGATGGAGGATGATGAAATTTGTGCAGACATTAGTAAGCTAGAGGAGAAGCTCAATGAACAG GTTTCAAAGAAGAAAGGCCTGCTTGAAAAGCTGTTGGAAACTGCCACAGAAACAAGAAGAACTCAGGAGAA GGGATTCGAACAGCTTGCTCTTGACAAACTTGTCATGATGGCTTATGGGAAGTACATG AGTTGTTGGGGTCGGAATGCTGGTGGGAAGAGTTCCAGTAACAAAACGATCAAGCTAGCTGCCTTGGCATTTGTTAAACGGACATTAGATCGATATCATAAATTTGAAGATACAGGCAAGAGCTGCTTCGATGAGCCCATGCTTAGAGACATGTTTCTTTCTGGGTTTTTCCTAAACGATGGTCAATCTGGGAAGCCCTGTTCAAATAGCTCTATCCGTTCTAGAAGTTCAG GTCAAAATGGGGATAGCTATGCTGTTAATTCGCCTGATCTGCTTCCACCCACAAATCGGTTATCTGGTCAAACTGCTGTTAAAGATGACTCATGGTCTAACAGGGTGAAAAAGAGAGAGTTATTGTTGGAGGATGTAGTTGGTGGTACTTCTTTGTCAAGCAATGCAAAAGGTAAGAGGAGTGAGAGAGACAGAGAAGGAAAGGGACATGGTAGAGAGGTTTTATCTAGAAATGGGACTAATAAGATTGGGCGACCAGTGTCCAATGTTAAGGGGGGAAGGAAATCAAAAGCAAAGCCTAAGCAGAAAACTACTCAACTATCTGTTTCTGTAAATGGCCTTCTTGAGAAGATGCCTGAGCAACCCAAAACATCGACTTCTGTATCAAAGTTAACTGAGATAACTGCCAACAATAATGCTGGAGAAAAAGATGAGTTTAGCCTGGATGCATTGGATGACTTGCAGCTACCAGGACAAGATCTGGGTTCATGGTTGAACATTGATGATGACGGGTTACAGGATCATGACTTCATGGGCCTTGAAATTCCCATGGATGATCTTTCTGACTTGAATATGATGGTTTGA